A single genomic interval of Neisseria leonii harbors:
- the murU gene encoding N-acetylmuramate alpha-1-phosphate uridylyltransferase MurU produces the protein MKAMILAAGRGERMRPLTDTCPKPLLPVGREPLIGWHLRRLHAAGIREVVINHAWLGTQIEQTLGNGAAYGLTIRYSPEGETGLETAGGIATALPLLGDAPFLVVNGDVLTDFDFSAAITAAGRLRPDQDAFLWLTANPPHNPNGDFSLHSDGLIRSDTADGGRALTFSGIGIYRPALFADIPAGTPAKLAPLLRRAMTANRVCGAELPALWLDVGTAERLAEARRISADW, from the coding sequence ATGAAAGCCATGATTTTGGCCGCAGGACGCGGCGAACGGATGCGCCCGCTCACCGACACCTGCCCCAAACCCCTGCTGCCGGTCGGCCGCGAACCCTTAATCGGCTGGCACCTGCGCCGCCTGCATGCCGCCGGTATCCGCGAAGTCGTCATCAACCACGCCTGGCTCGGCACACAGATCGAACAAACCTTGGGCAACGGTGCGGCCTACGGCCTGACCATCCGCTACTCACCCGAAGGCGAAACCGGCCTGGAAACCGCCGGCGGCATCGCCACCGCCCTGCCCCTGCTGGGCGACGCACCGTTTCTGGTCGTCAACGGCGATGTCCTGACCGACTTTGACTTTTCCGCTGCCATCACCGCCGCCGGCCGGCTCCGCCCCGATCAAGACGCATTTCTATGGCTGACCGCCAATCCGCCGCACAATCCGAACGGCGATTTTTCCCTGCATTCAGACGGCCTCATACGCTCCGATACGGCCGACGGCGGCCGCGCACTTACGTTCAGCGGCATCGGCATCTACCGCCCCGCCCTGTTCGCAGACATTCCCGCCGGCACACCGGCCAAACTCGCCCCCCTGCTGCGCCGGGCCATGACGGCAAACCGCGTCTGCGGTGCCGAACTGCCCGCCCTGTGGCTGGATGTGGGCACGGCAGAGCGGCTGGCAGAAGCCCGCCGCATCAGCGCGGATTGGTAA
- a CDS encoding aromatic amino acid transporter: MMSAKPSLTGGALLIAGTVIGAGMFANPTATSGVWFAGSMLVLLYTWFSMLSSGLMILEVNTHYPHGASFDTMVKDLLGAGWNLINGAAVAFVLYLLVYAYIFVGGNLTAQAGGSMFGGQWPLYAGQLLFTAVFAGCVWLSAKWVDRVTAVLIGGMVLTFLWATGGLLGSVKLPVLFDSGAAAGTQYWIYAAAALPVCLASFGFHGNVSSLLKYFQGDAPKVAKALWIGTLIALAIYVLWQLAVHGNLPRNAFAPVIAADGDVGVLIDNLAQYAEVGSMGKILSFFAYMAIASSFLGVSLGLFDFLADKFKFGDDAAGRRRAAALTFLPPLVLCLIFPTGFVTAIGYVGLAAAVWTALVPALMLHRARARFGAGSRYRVYGGTWLAVWVFAFGVINIAAQLLSRWDMVPVFKG; the protein is encoded by the coding sequence ATGATGTCTGCCAAACCGTCTTTAACCGGCGGCGCGCTGTTGATTGCCGGAACCGTTATCGGTGCGGGTATGTTTGCGAATCCTACGGCCACATCGGGTGTGTGGTTTGCCGGTTCGATGCTGGTGCTGCTTTATACCTGGTTTTCCATGCTTTCGTCGGGGCTGATGATTTTGGAGGTGAATACCCATTACCCGCACGGCGCGAGTTTCGATACGATGGTGAAGGATCTGCTCGGTGCGGGTTGGAATCTGATTAACGGCGCGGCGGTGGCATTCGTGCTGTATCTGTTGGTGTACGCCTATATTTTTGTCGGCGGCAATCTGACCGCGCAGGCGGGCGGCAGCATGTTCGGCGGTCAGTGGCCGCTGTATGCGGGGCAGTTGCTGTTTACGGCGGTGTTTGCCGGCTGTGTGTGGCTGTCGGCCAAGTGGGTGGACCGTGTCACGGCCGTCTTAATCGGCGGCATGGTGCTGACGTTTTTGTGGGCGACGGGCGGGCTGCTCGGTTCGGTCAAGCTGCCGGTGCTGTTCGATAGCGGTGCGGCGGCGGGAACGCAGTATTGGATTTATGCCGCTGCCGCACTGCCGGTCTGTTTGGCATCGTTCGGTTTCCACGGCAATGTATCGAGTTTGTTGAAGTATTTTCAGGGCGATGCGCCCAAAGTGGCGAAGGCTTTGTGGATCGGGACGCTGATCGCGCTGGCGATTTATGTGCTGTGGCAGCTGGCGGTACACGGCAACCTGCCGCGCAATGCGTTTGCACCCGTCATCGCGGCCGACGGCGATGTGGGTGTGCTGATTGACAATCTGGCGCAGTATGCCGAAGTGGGCAGCATGGGTAAAATCCTGAGCTTTTTTGCCTATATGGCGATTGCTTCTTCTTTTCTCGGCGTTTCGCTCGGTTTGTTCGATTTTCTGGCCGACAAATTCAAATTCGGCGACGATGCCGCAGGCCGCCGCCGTGCCGCAGCCCTCACGTTTCTGCCGCCTTTGGTGCTTTGTCTGATTTTTCCTACCGGTTTCGTTACCGCCATCGGCTATGTCGGTCTGGCCGCCGCCGTGTGGACGGCATTGGTGCCCGCCCTGATGCTGCACCGCGCCCGTGCGCGTTTCGGTGCAGGCAGCCGCTACCGCGTTTACGGCGGTACTTGGCTGGCAGTGTGGGTATTTGCGTTCGGTGTCATCAATATTGCCGCGCAATTATTGAGCCGCTGGGATATGGTTCCTGTGTTTAAAGGTTAA
- the rbfA gene encoding 30S ribosome-binding factor RbfA: protein MRKPQRGYARQDRVKEQIMRELADLVRTGLKDPRAGFITINEVEVTRDYSHATVYYTVLDGDKRAITEEALAHARGHLRSGLAKRIKLFKIPELHFKYDESLERGLSLSSLIEQAAAEKPVED, encoded by the coding sequence ATGAGAAAACCCCAACGCGGCTACGCCCGCCAAGACCGTGTCAAAGAACAGATTATGCGCGAACTGGCCGATTTGGTGCGTACCGGCCTGAAAGACCCGCGCGCGGGCTTCATCACCATCAACGAAGTGGAAGTTACCCGCGATTACAGCCACGCCACCGTCTATTACACCGTACTGGACGGAGACAAACGCGCCATCACCGAAGAAGCCCTTGCCCACGCCCGCGGCCACCTGCGCAGCGGACTGGCCAAACGCATCAAGCTGTTCAAAATCCCCGAACTGCACTTCAAATACGACGAATCGCTCGAACGCGGCCTGAGCCTTTCCAGCCTGATTGAGCAAGCGGCGGCCGAAAAACCGGTAGAAGACTGA
- a CDS encoding AmpG family muropeptide MFS transporter — translation MSLERNTAAAGGRRGGVFGAYRDPRAVVMFFLGFSAGLPILLIFSSLSLWLREAGVERSTVTMFSWAALAYSFKFVWSPLIDALPLPLLTRLLGKRRGWLLLAQVSVSAAVCLMAIVDPAANGALVYMAAAAVLLGFSSATQDVVIDAYRIETAAGNDAMQSVTAATYNAGYRVGMVAAGAGALFLAAGFGSREGMYLYSAWRQTYFVMAACMGVGILTTLLMREPQVSLIHTQKRPLADNLRLILLFAVAVSAFVAVFSFAGSRLTGADSPLAAFGLEALRLGMAAMAAAAAGWAAVKSGWVPGRLALETWVNPVTEFFARYGKSSLLLLALIGLYRISDIVAGVISNVFYQDLGFSKEEIAAAVKTFGVVMAVFGGFLGGLLSQKFALMKMMLLGALLAAATNLLFILLAYRGHDVLFMYLAVGFDNLAAGLAGAVFVAFLSALTSVRFTAVQYALFSSLMTLLPKVLGGYSGGMVDTVGYPGFFMFTALIGLPVLLLVYWVDKKIYRAGQ, via the coding sequence ATGAGCTTGGAACGAAATACGGCTGCGGCAGGCGGACGGCGCGGCGGGGTATTCGGTGCGTATCGGGATCCGCGTGCCGTGGTGATGTTTTTTCTCGGATTCTCGGCCGGGCTGCCGATTCTGCTGATTTTTTCCAGTCTGTCGCTGTGGCTGCGAGAAGCGGGTGTGGAGCGCAGTACGGTAACGATGTTCAGCTGGGCGGCGTTGGCGTATTCGTTTAAATTTGTCTGGTCGCCGCTGATTGATGCGCTGCCGCTGCCGCTGCTGACCCGCCTGCTGGGCAAGCGGCGCGGCTGGCTGCTGCTGGCGCAGGTGTCGGTGTCTGCGGCCGTCTGCCTGATGGCCATCGTGGATCCGGCTGCAAACGGTGCGCTGGTCTATATGGCGGCGGCAGCGGTTCTGCTGGGCTTTTCTTCGGCCACTCAGGATGTGGTGATTGATGCCTACCGCATCGAAACCGCTGCGGGTAATGATGCGATGCAGTCGGTTACGGCGGCAACGTACAATGCGGGTTATCGTGTGGGCATGGTGGCGGCAGGGGCAGGCGCGCTCTTTCTGGCGGCAGGATTCGGTTCGCGTGAAGGCATGTATCTTTATAGTGCATGGCGGCAGACGTATTTTGTGATGGCGGCGTGTATGGGGGTCGGTATTTTGACGACGCTGCTGATGCGCGAGCCGCAGGTTTCGCTGATTCATACGCAGAAGCGGCCGTTGGCGGACAATCTGCGTCTCATTTTGCTGTTTGCTGTTGCGGTGTCAGCGTTTGTGGCGGTATTTTCTTTTGCCGGCAGCCGCCTGACCGGGGCGGATTCGCCACTGGCGGCTTTCGGCTTGGAAGCGCTGCGGTTGGGCATGGCGGCGATGGCGGCGGCGGCGGCCGGCTGGGCGGCAGTCAAAAGCGGTTGGGTTCCCGGCCGGCTGGCGTTGGAAACGTGGGTAAATCCGGTTACCGAGTTTTTTGCGCGCTACGGCAAGTCGTCGCTGCTGCTGTTGGCTTTAATCGGCCTCTACCGTATTTCGGATATTGTGGCCGGCGTGATTTCCAATGTGTTTTATCAGGATTTGGGTTTCAGCAAAGAAGAGATTGCGGCCGCCGTGAAAACTTTCGGTGTCGTGATGGCGGTTTTCGGCGGCTTTTTGGGCGGCTTGCTGTCGCAGAAATTCGCGCTGATGAAAATGATGCTGCTGGGCGCGCTGCTGGCGGCGGCGACCAATCTGTTGTTTATCCTGCTGGCTTACCGCGGGCATGATGTGCTGTTTATGTATTTGGCGGTGGGGTTCGACAATTTGGCGGCAGGCTTGGCCGGTGCGGTGTTTGTGGCGTTTCTTTCGGCATTGACCAGCGTCCGTTTTACGGCGGTACAGTATGCCCTGTTCAGCTCGCTGATGACGCTGCTGCCCAAAGTTTTGGGCGGTTATTCGGGCGGAATGGTCGATACGGTAGGTTATCCGGGCTTTTTTATGTTTACCGCGCTGATCGGTTTGCCGGTGTTGTTGCTGGTGTATTGGGTGGATAAGAAGATTTACCGTGCCGGACAATAA
- the rpsO gene encoding 30S ribosomal protein S15: MALTVEQKAQIVKDFQRKEGDTGSSEVQVALLTFRINDLTPHFKANPKDHHSRRGLLKMVSARRRLLTYLRRTKPDTYRELIGRLGLRK, from the coding sequence ATGGCTCTGACCGTAGAACAAAAAGCACAAATCGTTAAAGATTTCCAACGCAAAGAAGGCGATACCGGCTCTTCCGAAGTACAGGTTGCCCTGCTGACTTTCCGCATCAACGACCTGACCCCCCACTTCAAAGCCAACCCCAAAGACCACCACAGCCGCCGCGGCCTGCTGAAAATGGTCAGCGCACGCCGCCGCCTGCTCACTTACCTGCGCCGCACCAAGCCCGATACCTACCGCGAGCTGATCGGCCGTTTGGGTCTGCGTAAATAA
- the truB gene encoding tRNA pseudouridine(55) synthase TruB, translating to MNPTSKRAVNGVLLLDKPQGISSNTALQKARRLYRAEKAGHTGVLDPLATGLLPVCFGEAAKFAQYLLDADKAYTATLQLGQATTTGDAEGDIIAEAGGNISLHAFQTACRALTGKIRQIPPMFSALKHEGKPLYEYARKGITIERKARDIEIYSIGIPFFSPPQAVIDVRCSKGTYIRTLSEDIAKHTGTFAHLTALRRTATAGFTIAQSHTLETLANLSETARDGLLLPCDALVQHLPALTLNPAAVAMLQHGQRPQHRDHNTPDNTPLRIYGEDGRFIGLVQYQAGIGRLKSLRLMNTAA from the coding sequence ATGAATCCGACTTCCAAACGCGCCGTCAACGGCGTCCTGCTGCTCGACAAACCGCAAGGAATATCCAGCAATACCGCCCTGCAAAAAGCCCGCCGCCTCTACCGTGCCGAAAAAGCGGGACACACCGGTGTACTCGACCCGCTGGCCACCGGCCTGCTGCCGGTATGCTTCGGCGAAGCGGCCAAATTCGCCCAATACCTGCTTGATGCCGACAAAGCCTACACCGCCACCCTCCAACTCGGCCAAGCCACCACCACAGGCGATGCCGAAGGCGACATCATTGCCGAAGCCGGCGGCAACATCAGTCTGCACGCTTTTCAGACGGCCTGCCGCGCCCTGACCGGAAAAATCCGCCAAATCCCGCCCATGTTTTCCGCCCTGAAACACGAGGGCAAACCCTTATACGAATACGCACGCAAAGGCATCACCATCGAACGCAAAGCGCGCGACATCGAAATCTATTCGATTGGGATTCCATTCTTTTCACCACCGCAAGCCGTGATTGACGTGCGTTGCAGCAAAGGTACCTATATCCGCACCCTCAGCGAAGACATCGCCAAACACACCGGCACTTTCGCCCACCTGACCGCCCTGCGCCGTACCGCCACCGCAGGTTTTACCATCGCACAAAGCCACACCCTCGAAACCTTGGCAAATCTCAGCGAAACCGCACGCGACGGCCTGCTGCTGCCCTGCGACGCTCTGGTTCAGCACCTGCCCGCCCTCACCCTCAACCCCGCCGCCGTTGCCATGCTGCAACACGGCCAGCGTCCGCAGCACCGCGACCACAATACGCCGGACAATACCCCGCTGCGCATTTACGGAGAAGACGGCCGCTTTATCGGCCTGGTTCAATATCAGGCCGGAATAGGCCGTCTGAAAAGCCTGCGCCTGATGAACACGGCCGCCTGA
- the thrB gene encoding homoserine kinase — translation MSVYTAVSDAEIREFLTDYDLGAFVSLTGIAQGVTNSNYFLTTGQGRFVLTVFEVLRQEELPFFLTLKQHLSQNGVACPAPVARRDGRFDSVLAGKPACLVSCLKGADTGWPTETQCFHTGAMLATMHLAGQSFPMSMDNPRHSDWWQQSAERLYPVLEADDAALLRDETAYLAARPDSALPRGIIHADLFKDNVLLDGENVAGFIDFYYACNGSFIYDLAIALNDWARTAENTINPQLAAALIRGYESVRPLEAAERAYLPTARRAGCIRFWVSRLLDFHFPQAGEMTFIKDPNVFRDLLLTVRRETVGCPA, via the coding sequence ATGTCTGTTTACACTGCCGTTTCCGATGCCGAAATACGCGAATTTCTGACCGATTACGATTTGGGCGCATTCGTCTCGCTTACCGGCATCGCCCAAGGCGTAACCAACAGCAATTATTTTCTCACCACCGGACAGGGCCGCTTTGTCCTGACTGTGTTTGAAGTACTGCGTCAGGAAGAGCTGCCGTTTTTCCTCACACTCAAACAGCATCTGAGCCAAAACGGCGTGGCCTGCCCCGCCCCCGTGGCACGCCGGGACGGCCGTTTCGATTCGGTTTTGGCAGGAAAACCCGCCTGTCTGGTCAGCTGCCTGAAAGGTGCGGACACCGGCTGGCCGACTGAAACCCAATGTTTCCACACCGGCGCGATGCTGGCCACCATGCATCTGGCCGGACAATCCTTCCCGATGAGCATGGACAATCCGCGCCACAGCGATTGGTGGCAGCAGTCGGCCGAACGGCTGTATCCCGTATTGGAGGCGGACGATGCCGCCCTGCTGCGCGATGAAACCGCCTATCTGGCCGCCCGCCCCGACAGCGCGCTGCCGCGCGGCATCATTCATGCCGATCTCTTCAAAGACAATGTCCTGCTCGATGGTGAAAACGTCGCGGGCTTTATCGATTTTTACTACGCCTGCAACGGCAGCTTCATTTACGACTTGGCCATCGCCCTCAACGACTGGGCGCGCACCGCCGAAAACACCATCAACCCGCAACTGGCCGCCGCCCTGATACGCGGCTACGAAAGCGTGCGTCCCCTGGAAGCGGCCGAGCGCGCCTACCTGCCCACCGCCCGCCGCGCCGGCTGCATCCGCTTCTGGGTATCGCGTCTGCTCGACTTCCATTTCCCGCAGGCGGGCGAAATGACGTTTATCAAAGACCCGAACGTTTTCCGCGACCTGCTGCTGACCGTCCGCCGCGAAACCGTCGGCTGCCCCGCTTAA
- a CDS encoding lipid A biosynthesis lauroyl acyltransferase, whose translation MKFVFFVLYLVQLLPFAWIQKLGNAIGLLAYYAVAPRRRVGRINLAKCFPEKSAAEREALLKSHFMHMGKLLAEYGLYWYGSAARLKSLVDYRDKHYLDDALAAGGKVILLYPHFTAFELAVYALNQDVPLISMYTHQQNPVIDRRVLQGRHRYNNVFLIGRTEGLRAIIKEMKKSPAPFLYLPDQDFGAKDSLFVDFFGIPTATIAGLSRIAALTGAKVIPAIPTRMADGRVELRFYPAWTDFPTGNAAADTQRMNDFIEARVREMPAQYYWLHKRFKTRPQGEADFYRKP comes from the coding sequence ATGAAATTTGTATTTTTTGTGCTGTACCTGGTGCAGTTGCTGCCGTTTGCCTGGATTCAGAAATTGGGCAATGCCATAGGCCTGCTGGCTTATTACGCAGTGGCACCGCGCCGGCGGGTGGGGCGGATTAATCTGGCCAAATGTTTCCCGGAAAAAAGCGCGGCCGAACGCGAGGCGCTGCTCAAAAGCCACTTTATGCACATGGGAAAATTGTTGGCCGAATACGGGCTGTATTGGTACGGTTCGGCGGCGCGGCTCAAATCGCTGGTGGATTACCGCGACAAGCATTATTTGGACGATGCGCTGGCGGCGGGCGGAAAAGTGATTCTGCTGTATCCGCATTTCACGGCGTTCGAACTGGCGGTTTATGCGCTCAACCAAGATGTGCCGCTGATCAGTATGTACACGCACCAGCAGAATCCGGTTATCGACCGCCGGGTGCTGCAAGGGCGGCACCGCTACAATAATGTTTTTCTGATCGGCCGTACCGAAGGGCTGCGCGCCATTATCAAGGAAATGAAAAAGAGTCCGGCACCGTTTCTGTATCTGCCGGATCAGGACTTTGGCGCGAAAGATTCCCTGTTTGTGGATTTTTTCGGTATTCCCACTGCCACCATTGCCGGTTTGAGCCGCATCGCTGCGCTGACCGGTGCCAAAGTGATACCCGCGATTCCCACCCGTATGGCGGACGGCAGGGTCGAGCTGCGCTTTTATCCCGCATGGACGGATTTCCCCACCGGAAATGCCGCCGCCGATACGCAGCGGATGAACGATTTTATCGAGGCGCGCGTGCGCGAAATGCCGGCACAGTATTATTGGCTGCACAAGCGTTTCAAAACGCGGCCGCAGGGGGAGGCGGATTTTTACCGTAAACCCTGA
- the metE gene encoding 5-methyltetrahydropteroyltriglutamate--homocysteine S-methyltransferase, with the protein MNTFHLSGYPRIGAKRELKFAVEAFWKGDKTEDELQNTAAEIRRLNWAAQKAAGADLVPVGDFSFYDHVLDLLCTLGAIPKRFGFDAAKLTLPEYFQLARGNATQFAMEMTKWFDTNYHYIVPEWHADTEFSVNAGRLIAQIKEAKAQGHDIKPTLVGPLTLLWLGKKKENFGCRVATLLPKLLPAYAQLLRELAAEGVDWIQLDEPVLAVDAPQAYLDAFPNAYKELANTGVRIIIGTYFASVAEHLTLLKNLPVHGVHIDAVRAPEQLAVFADAWPENKVLSVGIIDGRNVWRANLNKVIDTLKPVADKLGNNLWVAPSCSLLHSPQDLAVEEKLDSEIKSWMAFAAQKLVELGVVKQALAHGKYSVKDALAASDAAAADRATNKKIHNEAVQKRVAELPQGADQRKSPFAERIKAQQAWMNLPALPTTTIGSFPQTAEIRQARAAFKKGELSEADYDAAMKKEIAYCVEVQEKLELDVPVHGEAERNDMVEYFGEQLAGYCFTQFGWVQSYGSRCVKPPVIFGDVSRPNPMTVYWSAYAQTLTKRPMKGMLTGPVTMFKWSFVRDDVPLSVVAKQIALALNDEVLDLEKAGIKVIQIDEPAIREAMPLKKAQWDEYLAWACEAFRLSSTGAEDSTQIHTHMCYSEFNDILPAIASMDADVITIETSRSDMELLTAFGDFKYPNDIGPGVYDIHSPRVPTAAEIEHLLRKAMEVVPVERLWVNPDCGLKTRGWKETIEQLEVMMDVTKKLRAELAK; encoded by the coding sequence ATGAACACTTTTCACCTTTCAGGCTACCCGCGCATCGGCGCGAAGCGCGAACTGAAATTTGCCGTTGAAGCCTTTTGGAAAGGCGATAAAACAGAAGACGAGCTGCAAAACACAGCCGCCGAAATCCGCCGTCTGAACTGGGCAGCCCAAAAAGCCGCAGGTGCCGATTTGGTACCCGTGGGCGATTTTTCTTTTTACGACCACGTTCTGGATCTGCTGTGCACATTGGGCGCGATTCCGAAGCGTTTCGGTTTTGATGCTGCCAAGCTGACACTGCCCGAATACTTCCAACTGGCGCGCGGCAACGCCACCCAGTTTGCGATGGAAATGACCAAGTGGTTCGACACCAACTACCACTACATCGTGCCCGAATGGCACGCCGACACCGAATTTTCGGTCAACGCAGGCCGTCTGATTGCCCAAATCAAAGAAGCCAAAGCACAAGGCCACGACATCAAACCGACACTGGTCGGCCCGCTGACCCTGCTGTGGCTGGGCAAAAAGAAAGAAAACTTCGGCTGCCGCGTCGCAACCCTGCTGCCCAAACTGCTGCCCGCCTATGCCCAACTGCTGCGCGAGCTGGCCGCCGAGGGCGTGGACTGGATTCAGTTGGACGAGCCGGTGTTGGCCGTCGATGCACCGCAAGCCTATCTCGATGCGTTCCCGAATGCATATAAAGAGCTGGCCAATACCGGCGTACGCATCATCATCGGCACCTATTTCGCCTCAGTTGCCGAACACCTGACCCTGCTGAAAAACCTGCCGGTTCACGGTGTACACATCGATGCCGTGCGTGCGCCCGAACAATTGGCCGTGTTTGCCGATGCCTGGCCGGAAAACAAAGTCCTGTCGGTCGGCATCATCGACGGCCGCAACGTCTGGCGCGCCAATTTGAACAAAGTCATCGATACCCTGAAACCCGTGGCCGACAAACTGGGCAACAACCTGTGGGTTGCGCCTTCCTGCTCGCTGCTGCACAGCCCGCAAGACTTGGCCGTCGAAGAAAAACTCGACAGCGAAATCAAATCGTGGATGGCGTTTGCCGCCCAAAAACTGGTGGAACTGGGCGTGGTGAAACAGGCGCTGGCGCACGGAAAATACAGCGTGAAAGACGCGCTGGCCGCATCTGACGCCGCCGCTGCCGACCGCGCCACCAACAAAAAAATCCACAACGAAGCCGTACAAAAACGCGTGGCCGAACTGCCCCAAGGCGCCGATCAGCGCAAATCGCCGTTTGCCGAGCGCATCAAAGCCCAACAGGCCTGGATGAACCTGCCTGCCCTGCCCACCACCACCATCGGTTCTTTCCCGCAAACCGCCGAAATCCGCCAAGCGCGCGCCGCCTTCAAAAAAGGTGAATTGAGCGAAGCCGATTACGATGCCGCGATGAAAAAGGAAATCGCCTACTGCGTGGAAGTACAGGAAAAACTGGAACTCGACGTACCGGTACACGGCGAAGCCGAGCGCAACGACATGGTGGAATACTTCGGCGAACAACTGGCCGGCTACTGCTTCACCCAATTCGGCTGGGTACAGAGCTACGGCAGCCGCTGCGTGAAACCGCCCGTGATTTTCGGCGACGTTTCCCGCCCGAACCCGATGACGGTTTACTGGTCCGCTTATGCGCAAACGCTGACCAAACGCCCGATGAAAGGTATGCTCACCGGCCCGGTAACCATGTTCAAATGGTCTTTCGTGCGCGACGATGTACCGCTGAGCGTGGTGGCCAAACAAATCGCACTGGCTCTGAACGACGAAGTTCTCGATTTGGAAAAAGCCGGCATCAAAGTCATTCAAATCGACGAACCGGCGATCCGCGAAGCCATGCCGCTGAAAAAAGCGCAGTGGGACGAATACCTGGCCTGGGCGTGCGAAGCCTTCCGCCTGTCGTCCACCGGCGCCGAAGACAGCACCCAAATCCACACCCATATGTGCTACTCGGAGTTTAACGACATCCTGCCCGCCATCGCGTCTATGGATGCCGACGTGATTACCATCGAAACTTCGCGTTCGGATATGGAACTCTTGACCGCATTCGGCGATTTCAAATACCCGAACGACATCGGCCCGGGCGTATACGACATCCACAGCCCGCGCGTGCCGACCGCCGCCGAAATCGAACACCTGCTGCGCAAAGCGATGGAAGTCGTACCGGTAGAGCGTTTGTGGGTCAACCCCGATTGCGGCCTGAAAACCCGCGGCTGGAAAGAGACTATCGAGCAGTTGGAAGTGATGATGGACGTAACCAAAAAACTGCGCGCGGAATTGGCCAAATAA
- a CDS encoding DUF937 domain-containing protein, protein MSIDLGNLLQSQLGNVLGNFLTKQGESAENGAVAANLVLPSVVGSLLKNLNSRPENARNLFDLINGQAGQSLSGAVAQASEGTNWQSLISLGKTLLPNLFGGNAADVADEIANQSGISKAASGSLLALALPLVLSVLRGENLNMGQLLRVLGGQQEWLGGALNTGLLSALGIGSVSGLSSNVAALAANLGGTAAAGSAAAAGAAAKKSGLGKWLALGLAALLALFAFKSCSGDKAAAPQQPAAASAPAEASAVDAPAAASEVQASNEPVPEPSAASESSQAVAGAADTARVVYENGVVTFYFATAKADVAADADVVAAEVVQAGKDGKKLVVSGFADSTGNAAANEELSKNRAMAVKAFLEAQGVNADNIELRKPENTTGAVGNDVEGRRVEVRVE, encoded by the coding sequence ATGTCTATCGATTTGGGCAATCTGCTGCAAAGCCAATTGGGCAATGTATTGGGCAACTTCTTGACCAAACAGGGCGAATCTGCCGAAAACGGCGCGGTGGCCGCCAATCTGGTGCTGCCTTCCGTGGTGGGCAGTCTGCTGAAAAACCTCAACAGCCGGCCTGAAAACGCGCGCAATCTGTTTGATCTGATCAACGGTCAGGCGGGGCAGAGCCTGAGCGGCGCCGTGGCACAAGCTTCCGAAGGTACCAACTGGCAGAGCCTGATCAGTCTGGGCAAAACCCTGCTGCCGAATCTGTTCGGCGGCAATGCGGCAGACGTGGCGGACGAAATCGCCAACCAAAGCGGCATCTCCAAAGCGGCTTCCGGCTCGCTGCTGGCTTTGGCTCTGCCTTTGGTATTGTCTGTGTTGCGCGGCGAGAACCTGAACATGGGCCAGTTGCTGCGTGTGTTGGGCGGCCAGCAGGAATGGTTGGGCGGCGCGCTGAATACCGGCCTGCTGTCTGCCTTGGGCATCGGCAGCGTGAGCGGCCTGAGCAGCAATGTAGCCGCTTTGGCCGCGAATCTGGGCGGTACGGCTGCTGCCGGTTCCGCTGCCGCAGCCGGTGCGGCAGCCAAAAAATCCGGTCTGGGCAAATGGCTGGCACTGGGTCTGGCCGCTCTGCTGGCACTGTTCGCCTTCAAGAGCTGCTCGGGCGATAAAGCGGCTGCGCCGCAACAGCCTGCTGCCGCTTCTGCTCCGGCCGAGGCTTCTGCCGTTGATGCACCGGCTGCCGCGTCGGAAGTTCAGGCTTCGAATGAACCCGTACCGGAGCCTTCCGCCGCGTCTGAAAGCAGCCAAGCGGTTGCCGGTGCTGCCGATACTGCCCGTGTCGTGTATGAAAACGGCGTGGTAACGTTCTACTTTGCTACGGCAAAAGCCGATGTGGCTGCCGATGCCGATGTCGTGGCCGCCGAGGTGGTTCAGGCCGGTAAAGACGGTAAAAAACTGGTCGTCAGCGGCTTTGCCGACAGCACCGGCAATGCTGCCGCCAACGAAGAATTGTCGAAAAACCGCGCCATGGCCGTTAAAGCTTTCTTGGAAGCACAAGGCGTGAATGCCGACAACATCGAACTGCGCAAACCGGAAAATACCACCGGTGCCGTGGGTAACGATGTGGAAGGCCGCCGCGTGGAAGTGCGTGTGGAATAA